One part of the Anopheles coustani chromosome 2, idAnoCousDA_361_x.2, whole genome shotgun sequence genome encodes these proteins:
- the LOC131262508 gene encoding SLIT-ROBO Rho GTPase-activating protein 1-like isoform X2, with protein MFQCIIQQRNGWIHQPSPEFRDIYPDIRQQLNDQLKFLDVRMEAQIALVQELQDFFRRRGEVELDYSKSLDKLAKSLQLRHKEHRQKREQWPMFSSYSCWQQLVNQTKSLSRDHAAMSEIYSTHLVARLQTVWDDVQRIYRKCREIGFETHVEILRILQELHTNMKTYHTLQTEAKEADKKLRAAENQRNKLQQSVPKEKLERSKKYRLIEKEVLKRKNKYTDARLRALKAKNEYQLCLEASNTTIHKYFVEDLSDLIDCMDLGFHSVVSRALLMHVSADQGRCRAVLHNAEALSHIVNMMDSRADKQKFLEQHSAAFRIPKRLEFQGQEEEVEPELQKALHQEMESRLLQLEQRVNNLRMESEEIWKTLETAEINLLDILNTKDYDCTSAFGDGAIAVQKSESISLKLRSDKNEIEEFYITKIREYILATSRIARLDSKAEYLRNALTKDSACKTDTLTKPNVPKRKRIGRINKSGRPKLFGGSLEEYLEVSGEEIPLILRSCIRVINLYGLHHQGIFRVSGSQVEISNFKEAFERGDDPLAEMTDASDINSVAGVLKLYLRELREPLFPLIYFDHFIQLAQLESKQEIVSGIRKFFHSLPKTVVVVIRYLFAFLNHLSEYSEENMMDAYNLAICFGPTLMPAPEDKDQVQYQNQVNELIKNIIVHHADLFQKDLGGMQYEKFITSETFEDIDIGDSPTEQVSEDPDSEVYPSEDESDTFEAIVQFDFNARSDRELSLRKGETVILYNQVSNDWWKGAVNNKTGLIPDKYISLKIKDEERDKSEHLKSSSSEESVRKRRPSGNISLNSQLSICTQNSNITCGSEYTTSTISATAGVSKLTGTSNGEGGCSNGSSGGSVAAGSVGTMLTSPEYSQSGQIPSQSQASGQYAFVQHGHLPPIASVQHSTIVTGQKLESDPKDPDYMHYDSVDHLKASPYSYHDEPHSFENSFEFVEDMAHFTYEAQNTEPIYAEPTKVSVNREKSHATDSGTSSTSNEEESDNVELRASLLGGIGEPPEHSKSTLVLNRRSESMISSTTSADDELPKAMSGDDQSDRSKSVRKYHSKSFSLSENKLALMGSVGSATAAGTFNVFQQNRDLWQKRATQSSYQNLATSRILTRNRIAPDLVMDLPPSAISKEGTVHASRESLDNELEDMTSAERFAAQNQCTLKKNERFSNESPVYENNTVKKEVKLDASSAVAVDKPKAEVKPQEFNIKSTSNSTSSAAVLHSTEVPKTDEAHEIKEVSMIECGNTSLAAVPITVEVEEDSPVAEAPNPVTHTHKDVCKSPIPTHNTQKFVSQFADLHLTGGCLVKSLEGTTGASALTQEQQAKSLSSFKPQVKVKPQILKKPQVLPPQTPEMQRRNPNM; from the exons ATATTCGACAGCAGCTCAATGATCAGCTTAAATTCCTGGATGTTCGAATGGAGGCACAGATTGCACTGGTGCAGGAGTTACAAGATTTCTTCCGGCGACGTGGTGAAGTAGAATTAGACTACAGTAAAAGCTTAGACAAACTGGCCAAAAGTTTGCAGCTTCGCCACAAAGAGCATCGTCAAAA aCGAGAACAATGGCCAATGTTTTCTTCATATTCCTGCTGGCAGCAGCTTGTCAACCAAACCAAGTCACTCTCCAGGGATCATGCTGCAATGTCGGAGATATATTCCACTCATTTGGTGGCtcgtttacaaacagtttgGGACGATGTGCAGCGTATCTACAGAAAG TGTCGTGAAATAGGATTTGAAACACACGTTGAGATTTTGAGAATTCTGCAGGAACTGCATACGAACATGAAAACATACCATACGCTGCAGACCGAGGCGAAAGAAGCTGATAAGAAACTGCGTGCAGCGGAAAATCAAAGGAATAAACTACagcaaagtgtaccgaaagaGAAGCTAGAGCGCAGTAAAAAATATCGTTTGATTGAGAAAGAGGtactaaaacgaaaaaataaatacaccgACGCAAGATTGAGAGCGCTAAAGGCAAAAAACGAGTACCAACTGTGTCTCGAGGCTTCCAACACGACGATCCATAAATATTTCGTCGAGGATTTGAGCGATTTGATCGAT TGCATGGATCTTGGTTTTCACTCGGTTGTTTCTCGCGCACTCCTTATGCATGTATCCGCCGACCAAGGAAGATGCCGTGCGGTGTTGCACAATGCCGAAGCTTTGTCGCACATTGTCAATATGATGGACAGCCGGGCAGATAAACAGAAATTTCTCGAGCAGCACAGTGCAGCATTTCGTATTCCCAAACGGCTTGAGTTTCAAGGCCAGGAAGAAGAAGTTGAACCAGAACTGCAGAAAGCTCTGCACCAGGAAATGGAGTCTAGATTGCTACAACTAGAGCAACGGGTTAATAACCTCCGCATGGAATCCGAAGAAATCTGGAAAACACTGGAAACGGCAGAGATAAATCTTTTGGATATACTCAATACAAAAGATTATGATTGCACGAGTGCATTCGGTGATGGTGCTATCGCTGTCCAGAAGTCAGAAAGCATATCCTTAAAATTGCGATcggataaaaatgaaatcgaaGAGTTTTACATAACG AAAATTCGCGAATATATTCTCGCAACGTCAAGGATAGCCCGTTTGGACTCCAAAGCAGAATACCTGCGCAATGCTCTGACAAAAGACTCCGCCTGCAAAACCGACACGCTCACAAAACCCAATGTcccgaaaagaaaacggatAGGCCGGATAAACAAATCAGGCCGACCTAAGCTTTTTGGTGGATCACTGGAAGAGTATCTTGAGGTATCCGGTGAAGAAATTCCTCTTATTCTTCGAAGCTGCATACGAGTCATAAATTTATATG GATTACATCACCAAGGCATATTCCGTGTGTCAGGATCTCAAGTAGAAATAAGTAATTTTAAAGAAGCCTTTGAACGTGGCGATGATCCTTTAGCCGAGATGACCGATGCATCCGATATTAACTCCGTTGCAGGAGTATTAAAACTCTACTTGCGAGAACTACGGGAGCCTCTGTTCCCACTAATTTACTTTGATCATTTTATACAACTGGCAC aaCTAGAATCCAAACAAGAGATTGTTTCTGGTATACGTAAATTCTTCCATAGTTTACCAAAGACAGTGGTGGTAGTTATCCGgtatttgtttgcctttttgaATCA CCTATCAGAATATTCGGAGGAAAATATGATGGACGCATACAACCTCGCTATTTGCTTCGGTCCAACGTTGATGCCTGCGCCGGAAGATAAAGATCAGGTTCAATATCAAAACCAAGTGAATGAgttgataaaaaatatcatCGTTCATCATGCGGATCTCTTCCAAAAGGATTTGGGTGGGATGCAGTATGAGAAGTTCATCACATCAGAAACGTTCGAGGATAT TGACATTGGTGATTCGCCCACGGAGCAAGTTTCTGAGGATCCAGACTCAGAAGTGTATCCATCGGAAGATGAATCTGACACGTTTGAAGCAATTGTTCAGTTTGACTTCAATGCGCGATCTGATCGCGAACTTTCACTGCGCAAAGGAGAAACTGTGATACTATACAATCAG GTGTCCAATGATTGGTGGAAAGGAGCAGTGAATAACAAAACCGGTCTCATTCCTGATAAGTATATATCGTTGAAAATTAA GGATGAAGAACGCGATAAAAGTGAACATTTGAAGTCATCCAGCTCGGAAGAATCTGTTCGAAAACGTCGCCCCAGTGGTAATATTTCACTTAACAGTCAACTTTCTATATGTACCCAGAACTCGAATATAACATGTGGAAGCGAATACACAACATCCACAATCAGTGCCACAGCGGGAGTCAGTAAATTAACCGGGACAAGTAATGGAGAAGGAGGTTGCAGTAATGGATCCTCTGGTGGCAGTGTTGCAGCTGGTTCTGTTGGAACAATGTTGACATCTCCGGAATATTCTCAATCCGGGCAGATCCCGTCACAGTCACAGGCTTCCGGACAGTATGCTTTTGTGCAGCATGGGCATCTTCCCCCGATAGCGTCAGTTCAGCATTCGACAATAGTGACGGGACAGAAGCTAGAAAGCGATCCAAAAGATCCAGATTACATGCATTACGATAGCGTCGATCACCTTAAAGCGTCGCCGTACAGCTATCATGACGAACCACATTCGTTTGAAAATTCGTTCGAGTTTGTCGAGGACATGGCACACTTCACATACGAG GCCCAAAACACCGAACCAATCTATGCTGAACCTACGAAAGTTTCAGTGAACCGCGAAAAATCACACGCTACGGATAGTGGAACAAGCAGCACTAGCAATGAGGAAGAATCGGATAATGTAGAGCTTCGCGCGTCCCTTCTTGGTGGAATCGGTGAACCACCCGAGCACAGCAAGTCAACGTTAGTATTGAATCGGCGCAGTGAATCGATGATTTCGTCTACAACTTCAGCAGACGACGAGCTTCCGAAAGCGATGTCGGGCGATGACCAATCGGACCGATCCAAATCGGTCAGAAAGTATCACTCTAAAAGCTTTAGTCTGTCTGAAAACAAGCTAGCGCTAATGGGAAGTGTTGGTAGCGCTACAGCTGCTGGTACATTCAACGTATTCCAGCAGAACCGAGACCTCTGGCAAAAGCGTGCTACACagagctcgtatcaaaacctGGCAACATCGCGCATTCTCACCCGCAACAGAATAGCTCCGGATCTGGTTATGGACCTTCCTCCGTCCGCCATTAGCAAGGAGGGTACTGTGCATGCATCGCGCGAATCACTTGACAACGAGCTGGAGGATATGACCTCAGCTGAACGATTCGCTGCACAAAACCAATGCACACTGAAAAAGAATGAGAGATTTTCGAACGAATCCCCCGTGTACGAAAATAATACCGTGAAAAAGGAGGTGAAGCTGGACGCGAGTAGTGCTGTGGCTGTCGATAAACCTAAGGCAGAAGTGAAACCACAggaatttaatattaaatCCACTAGTAATTCCACCAGCAGTGCAGCGGTGTTGCATAGTACCGAGGTTCCGAAAACTGACGAAGCACACGAAATTAAAGAAGTATCAATGATAGAATGCGGAAATACGTCTTTAGCAGCAGTGCCAATAACTGTAGAAGTTGAAGAAGACAGTCCTGTAGCAGAGGCACCCAACCCCGTCACGCATACGCATAAGGATGTTTGTAAGAGTCCTATTCCGACGCATAATACGCAGAAATTTGTGTCCCAATTTGCCGACCTGCACTTGACCGGAGGCTGTCTAGTGAAATCTTTAGAAGGCACCACAGGCGCAAGCGCCCTTACGCAAGAACAACAGGCAAAGAGCCTCAGCTCATTTAAACCGCAAGTAAAGGTTAAACCTCAGATTCTTAAAAAGCCGCAAGTTCTGCCACCGCAAACACCAGAAATGCAGCGCCGCAATCCAAACATGTAA
- the LOC131262508 gene encoding SLIT-ROBO Rho GTPase-activating protein 1-like isoform X1, which translates to MNGVTMMDENDEEIKSPIRRLGSTRKLNLFNNIRQQLNDQLKFLDVRMEAQIALVQELQDFFRRRGEVELDYSKSLDKLAKSLQLRHKEHRQKREQWPMFSSYSCWQQLVNQTKSLSRDHAAMSEIYSTHLVARLQTVWDDVQRIYRKCREIGFETHVEILRILQELHTNMKTYHTLQTEAKEADKKLRAAENQRNKLQQSVPKEKLERSKKYRLIEKEVLKRKNKYTDARLRALKAKNEYQLCLEASNTTIHKYFVEDLSDLIDCMDLGFHSVVSRALLMHVSADQGRCRAVLHNAEALSHIVNMMDSRADKQKFLEQHSAAFRIPKRLEFQGQEEEVEPELQKALHQEMESRLLQLEQRVNNLRMESEEIWKTLETAEINLLDILNTKDYDCTSAFGDGAIAVQKSESISLKLRSDKNEIEEFYITKIREYILATSRIARLDSKAEYLRNALTKDSACKTDTLTKPNVPKRKRIGRINKSGRPKLFGGSLEEYLEVSGEEIPLILRSCIRVINLYGLHHQGIFRVSGSQVEISNFKEAFERGDDPLAEMTDASDINSVAGVLKLYLRELREPLFPLIYFDHFIQLAQLESKQEIVSGIRKFFHSLPKTVVVVIRYLFAFLNHLSEYSEENMMDAYNLAICFGPTLMPAPEDKDQVQYQNQVNELIKNIIVHHADLFQKDLGGMQYEKFITSETFEDIDIGDSPTEQVSEDPDSEVYPSEDESDTFEAIVQFDFNARSDRELSLRKGETVILYNQVSNDWWKGAVNNKTGLIPDKYISLKIKDEERDKSEHLKSSSSEESVRKRRPSGNISLNSQLSICTQNSNITCGSEYTTSTISATAGVSKLTGTSNGEGGCSNGSSGGSVAAGSVGTMLTSPEYSQSGQIPSQSQASGQYAFVQHGHLPPIASVQHSTIVTGQKLESDPKDPDYMHYDSVDHLKASPYSYHDEPHSFENSFEFVEDMAHFTYEAQNTEPIYAEPTKVSVNREKSHATDSGTSSTSNEEESDNVELRASLLGGIGEPPEHSKSTLVLNRRSESMISSTTSADDELPKAMSGDDQSDRSKSVRKYHSKSFSLSENKLALMGSVGSATAAGTFNVFQQNRDLWQKRATQSSYQNLATSRILTRNRIAPDLVMDLPPSAISKEGTVHASRESLDNELEDMTSAERFAAQNQCTLKKNERFSNESPVYENNTVKKEVKLDASSAVAVDKPKAEVKPQEFNIKSTSNSTSSAAVLHSTEVPKTDEAHEIKEVSMIECGNTSLAAVPITVEVEEDSPVAEAPNPVTHTHKDVCKSPIPTHNTQKFVSQFADLHLTGGCLVKSLEGTTGASALTQEQQAKSLSSFKPQVKVKPQILKKPQVLPPQTPEMQRRNPNM; encoded by the exons ATATTCGACAGCAGCTCAATGATCAGCTTAAATTCCTGGATGTTCGAATGGAGGCACAGATTGCACTGGTGCAGGAGTTACAAGATTTCTTCCGGCGACGTGGTGAAGTAGAATTAGACTACAGTAAAAGCTTAGACAAACTGGCCAAAAGTTTGCAGCTTCGCCACAAAGAGCATCGTCAAAA aCGAGAACAATGGCCAATGTTTTCTTCATATTCCTGCTGGCAGCAGCTTGTCAACCAAACCAAGTCACTCTCCAGGGATCATGCTGCAATGTCGGAGATATATTCCACTCATTTGGTGGCtcgtttacaaacagtttgGGACGATGTGCAGCGTATCTACAGAAAG TGTCGTGAAATAGGATTTGAAACACACGTTGAGATTTTGAGAATTCTGCAGGAACTGCATACGAACATGAAAACATACCATACGCTGCAGACCGAGGCGAAAGAAGCTGATAAGAAACTGCGTGCAGCGGAAAATCAAAGGAATAAACTACagcaaagtgtaccgaaagaGAAGCTAGAGCGCAGTAAAAAATATCGTTTGATTGAGAAAGAGGtactaaaacgaaaaaataaatacaccgACGCAAGATTGAGAGCGCTAAAGGCAAAAAACGAGTACCAACTGTGTCTCGAGGCTTCCAACACGACGATCCATAAATATTTCGTCGAGGATTTGAGCGATTTGATCGAT TGCATGGATCTTGGTTTTCACTCGGTTGTTTCTCGCGCACTCCTTATGCATGTATCCGCCGACCAAGGAAGATGCCGTGCGGTGTTGCACAATGCCGAAGCTTTGTCGCACATTGTCAATATGATGGACAGCCGGGCAGATAAACAGAAATTTCTCGAGCAGCACAGTGCAGCATTTCGTATTCCCAAACGGCTTGAGTTTCAAGGCCAGGAAGAAGAAGTTGAACCAGAACTGCAGAAAGCTCTGCACCAGGAAATGGAGTCTAGATTGCTACAACTAGAGCAACGGGTTAATAACCTCCGCATGGAATCCGAAGAAATCTGGAAAACACTGGAAACGGCAGAGATAAATCTTTTGGATATACTCAATACAAAAGATTATGATTGCACGAGTGCATTCGGTGATGGTGCTATCGCTGTCCAGAAGTCAGAAAGCATATCCTTAAAATTGCGATcggataaaaatgaaatcgaaGAGTTTTACATAACG AAAATTCGCGAATATATTCTCGCAACGTCAAGGATAGCCCGTTTGGACTCCAAAGCAGAATACCTGCGCAATGCTCTGACAAAAGACTCCGCCTGCAAAACCGACACGCTCACAAAACCCAATGTcccgaaaagaaaacggatAGGCCGGATAAACAAATCAGGCCGACCTAAGCTTTTTGGTGGATCACTGGAAGAGTATCTTGAGGTATCCGGTGAAGAAATTCCTCTTATTCTTCGAAGCTGCATACGAGTCATAAATTTATATG GATTACATCACCAAGGCATATTCCGTGTGTCAGGATCTCAAGTAGAAATAAGTAATTTTAAAGAAGCCTTTGAACGTGGCGATGATCCTTTAGCCGAGATGACCGATGCATCCGATATTAACTCCGTTGCAGGAGTATTAAAACTCTACTTGCGAGAACTACGGGAGCCTCTGTTCCCACTAATTTACTTTGATCATTTTATACAACTGGCAC aaCTAGAATCCAAACAAGAGATTGTTTCTGGTATACGTAAATTCTTCCATAGTTTACCAAAGACAGTGGTGGTAGTTATCCGgtatttgtttgcctttttgaATCA CCTATCAGAATATTCGGAGGAAAATATGATGGACGCATACAACCTCGCTATTTGCTTCGGTCCAACGTTGATGCCTGCGCCGGAAGATAAAGATCAGGTTCAATATCAAAACCAAGTGAATGAgttgataaaaaatatcatCGTTCATCATGCGGATCTCTTCCAAAAGGATTTGGGTGGGATGCAGTATGAGAAGTTCATCACATCAGAAACGTTCGAGGATAT TGACATTGGTGATTCGCCCACGGAGCAAGTTTCTGAGGATCCAGACTCAGAAGTGTATCCATCGGAAGATGAATCTGACACGTTTGAAGCAATTGTTCAGTTTGACTTCAATGCGCGATCTGATCGCGAACTTTCACTGCGCAAAGGAGAAACTGTGATACTATACAATCAG GTGTCCAATGATTGGTGGAAAGGAGCAGTGAATAACAAAACCGGTCTCATTCCTGATAAGTATATATCGTTGAAAATTAA GGATGAAGAACGCGATAAAAGTGAACATTTGAAGTCATCCAGCTCGGAAGAATCTGTTCGAAAACGTCGCCCCAGTGGTAATATTTCACTTAACAGTCAACTTTCTATATGTACCCAGAACTCGAATATAACATGTGGAAGCGAATACACAACATCCACAATCAGTGCCACAGCGGGAGTCAGTAAATTAACCGGGACAAGTAATGGAGAAGGAGGTTGCAGTAATGGATCCTCTGGTGGCAGTGTTGCAGCTGGTTCTGTTGGAACAATGTTGACATCTCCGGAATATTCTCAATCCGGGCAGATCCCGTCACAGTCACAGGCTTCCGGACAGTATGCTTTTGTGCAGCATGGGCATCTTCCCCCGATAGCGTCAGTTCAGCATTCGACAATAGTGACGGGACAGAAGCTAGAAAGCGATCCAAAAGATCCAGATTACATGCATTACGATAGCGTCGATCACCTTAAAGCGTCGCCGTACAGCTATCATGACGAACCACATTCGTTTGAAAATTCGTTCGAGTTTGTCGAGGACATGGCACACTTCACATACGAG GCCCAAAACACCGAACCAATCTATGCTGAACCTACGAAAGTTTCAGTGAACCGCGAAAAATCACACGCTACGGATAGTGGAACAAGCAGCACTAGCAATGAGGAAGAATCGGATAATGTAGAGCTTCGCGCGTCCCTTCTTGGTGGAATCGGTGAACCACCCGAGCACAGCAAGTCAACGTTAGTATTGAATCGGCGCAGTGAATCGATGATTTCGTCTACAACTTCAGCAGACGACGAGCTTCCGAAAGCGATGTCGGGCGATGACCAATCGGACCGATCCAAATCGGTCAGAAAGTATCACTCTAAAAGCTTTAGTCTGTCTGAAAACAAGCTAGCGCTAATGGGAAGTGTTGGTAGCGCTACAGCTGCTGGTACATTCAACGTATTCCAGCAGAACCGAGACCTCTGGCAAAAGCGTGCTACACagagctcgtatcaaaacctGGCAACATCGCGCATTCTCACCCGCAACAGAATAGCTCCGGATCTGGTTATGGACCTTCCTCCGTCCGCCATTAGCAAGGAGGGTACTGTGCATGCATCGCGCGAATCACTTGACAACGAGCTGGAGGATATGACCTCAGCTGAACGATTCGCTGCACAAAACCAATGCACACTGAAAAAGAATGAGAGATTTTCGAACGAATCCCCCGTGTACGAAAATAATACCGTGAAAAAGGAGGTGAAGCTGGACGCGAGTAGTGCTGTGGCTGTCGATAAACCTAAGGCAGAAGTGAAACCACAggaatttaatattaaatCCACTAGTAATTCCACCAGCAGTGCAGCGGTGTTGCATAGTACCGAGGTTCCGAAAACTGACGAAGCACACGAAATTAAAGAAGTATCAATGATAGAATGCGGAAATACGTCTTTAGCAGCAGTGCCAATAACTGTAGAAGTTGAAGAAGACAGTCCTGTAGCAGAGGCACCCAACCCCGTCACGCATACGCATAAGGATGTTTGTAAGAGTCCTATTCCGACGCATAATACGCAGAAATTTGTGTCCCAATTTGCCGACCTGCACTTGACCGGAGGCTGTCTAGTGAAATCTTTAGAAGGCACCACAGGCGCAAGCGCCCTTACGCAAGAACAACAGGCAAAGAGCCTCAGCTCATTTAAACCGCAAGTAAAGGTTAAACCTCAGATTCTTAAAAAGCCGCAAGTTCTGCCACCGCAAACACCAGAAATGCAGCGCCGCAATCCAAACATGTAA